The Spirochaetales bacterium genomic interval GTATCCGCATTAATGTCATCCGTCATGGCGGCGAGTTGATGAAAATGTGTGGTAAAAATAACCCGTGTTCCGAGCATGCGGAATACCCGCATGATATCCTGTGCAAGATAGATGCTTTCACCGGCGTTTGTGCTCGAAAGCGATTCATTGAGAAGGATGAGGGAGAACCGGGTGGCGGTGTCAAAGATTGTATGGAGTCGCCTCGCTTCTTCACCGAAACGACCCGTTCCGCGTGAGAGGGATTCTTTGACCGGGAAATGGGTCAATAGCTGATCGGTGATACTGATTTCCGCCCGCTGCGCGGGGACGTAGAGTCCGGCCTGCATGAGTACCTGTGACAGACCGACCGCCTGGGTAAACGTCGTTTTTCCTCCCCGGTTGGGCCCGGTGAGTATGACGATCCTCCCCGTCTCATTCATCTCGAAATCGTTGGGTACGATTCCTTCTATCGCCCCGCTTTGTTCCGAATCATCGCTTTTTTGTATGGCTAGATTTATATTATAGAGTCCTTCGTAATGGAGGGAGCGTGCTTCCTTTTTCAATACGCGCGGGCGTACCATCGGCAGTCCGTAACGTTCGAGTTTTTTGATTCCTTTTACCGCCCCCAGAAAAAAAATGAATTCGTCATGAAGCCTGACAAGGAGACGGCTGTTGATGCTTATGAACTTTTTGAGCGATCTGGCCAGGGGGGCGGCCGCCTCTTCCATGATTTTTGCCACGTCTTTTATGACCGGATCGAGCAGGGGATCCGTCGTGCCTTCCGGGGCGGTATGAAGCGGCGCTATCCCCTGGGTACCGCCTGCCCCGAATATGCGCCGGTAGAGTGTTTTATCCGTATAGAGGTCCTTGTTTATCGAAAGCAATGTGACGCCGCAGGGGATGAGCCCCGCGTTCAGATTGACGCCTATGGTAATACTGCCGAGATTGTTTATCGTTGCAAGAAGTTCCGGCAGGACGGATAAAAGCCGCACGAAGACGGGATCCTCTTCTATCTGCCCGATCAAGGCGGAAAATAATGTAAGTCCGCGGGATCGAATCAATGCTTCTCCGAATGCCTTTCCCAGCCGCCGGACACAGCGGGAATAGAACTCGAGTTCTCTCAGACGCCATACCACTTCCTGAAAAGGAGTTATCTCCCGGGCGCCGAAGTGGAGGGTGAAATAGGTAAGGGACCTGATATCGGGCAGAATTTCCTCCCAGCAGCCGGCCAGATCCGGAGACCGTAAAAGATCCTCGAGGATATCGAGCCTGTAATTGAGGGTTTCCTCGTCATTGCAGACAACCGTATACATACTCTCGAGAGAATCCCTGCTTTTTCCCGTTTCGGTAAAAAACCGGATGAGCGCCGGGATGTCGAGATCCTCCACCGTCTCTTTTCGCAATGGTGTCGTTGATACTTTTCGGCCTTTTGGCCAGAGAAGACTGAAACCCAGATCCAGTCTGATATCTTCGTTATTTTTCTTTTCTTTCATCTTCATTTTCCTTTTCAAGTTTTCTCCCCTTCTCGAGGAGTAATTCCATGATCGCGCGGTAATTTCTATCCTTAGCCAATGCGAGGGCGTCTTTGCCGCTTCGATCTTTGATCCGGATATCCGCTCCGTTCTTCAGTAAAAGACCGACCGCTTCCGCATGATTGCTTTCAACAGCCCAATGGATGAGCGTTCTTCCTTTTGCGTCGATTTCATTGACATCGATTCCATCGACGATCATCTGTTCGAGAATACTCTTCTGGCCGGATTTGGCGACGGCATCAAAGGTGGTATAAAGACTGATCTTTTCCAGCAGTGTATTGTGACGGGAAGGCTTTATCTCATCCAGGTTATCCCTGATAAAGTGGAAGCACTCCTTTCGTAACGATTCCCTGGCGCGTTGCAGCCGCTTCTTTACCGTGTTGAGTTTGATGTTCAGGAAATCCGCAACCTCCTGCTGGGAATATCCGTCTATATAATAGAGGATTGTCGGTATCCGCTGGGTTTCCGGCAATTTTTCGATCTCTTCCCGGATTTTTTCCTCCGTCTCTTTTTTTATGAGGGAGTGCGCCGGATCACTCCCTGCAGATTGATGATGTTCCATTGTATCCATCAAAACCTCCTTGCCCACCCGGTATTTTATTTTTTTTGCGGCTTCCCGTGATGCGATTTTACGAATCCAGCCGGGAAAAGCGGCATAGTTACGCAGGGTTTCGAGTTTTTTATAGCAGATGATAAAAACATCCTGGGTAATATCCTGGGCGAGTGCTGCGTCTTTCACCATACCAAAGACATACCCGAAAATAATATCCTGAAATCCGCCGACTATTTCCGTAAAGGCCTCCTGATGAGGGGAGCGGGCCGTTTTTTGTCGAATTGCATTTTCTATTAATTGTACGAGTGTTTCCATATGCTTACAATATACAGGAGAACGGCCGGATGAAAAAGGTGACATTAATGGGTGAAATATACCTCTATATACCCTGCCGGCCACCCTACCCGTTATACATGATACATAATTTATGCATCATGCATGAATTATGCATATTGCATAGCCGGAAAGCGGCTCCGTCCCCGTGATGATTTGACGCTTGTCCTTATCCTGTAATGAATTAAGAGAGATTTAGTGAGATGGTATGATTTTTGCATTTATTTGGGGGGGGTATTATGACGACGGCAATGAAAGAGAAAAAATCTTCGGTGCGCAGTGTAAGCGGAAACGGCGGTATGCCGTCAATCCTTTTCATCATCAATGAAGCGGCCGGAACAGGACGTACACCGGATGATATCGCGTGTCTGGTTTCCTTTGCTGTCTCCCAATGCGGATCCGCTTCGACAATCCGTGTTGAAGAAACCGATAATCATGAAACGGTGACGAAAATCACCGAAGCTTTTCTGCAAAGAAAGGGCGGCCGCAAAATTATCATTGCGGGGGGAGGGGGAGGGACATTACGGGCCGTCATCACCGGTATTTATAATACACGGGAAAAGCGGGGGGACACACAGGATCCCCCTGTTGTCGCCGCTTTGAGAATGGGTTCGGGTAATGTGCTGGCGAAGACACTGGGCATCGAAAAAGATCCGTACAAAGGCCTGCAGCAAATATTCGAGGGCATCAGGTACAATCAGATCAGAAAGGTATGTGTCGGCAGGTTCGATTTTACGGATCGGGATTTTCTGCGGCGCACGATTTTCGGTGTCACCCTCATGGGATTCGGCGCGTTTGGAGGTATTCCCGGCGCGATCGGCAGGTTTCATAAACGTCACCCCTTCATACACCGGCTGCTCGCGGGCATTGTCGGGATCGAATCCCTCACACCGGTCGAATACGGCGTTCTGCTTGGCGTACGATCGGCGGCCGGATTGTTCTTTCCCGATCGTCCGGCGAAGATCGGAATCGGTTACAACGGAAAAACCGTTATCAAGCGGATTATCGCCGGGCTGATTATGAAC includes:
- a CDS encoding sigma-70 family RNA polymerase sigma factor, with the protein product METLVQLIENAIRQKTARSPHQEAFTEIVGGFQDIIFGYVFGMVKDAALAQDITQDVFIICYKKLETLRNYAAFPGWIRKIASREAAKKIKYRVGKEVLMDTMEHHQSAGSDPAHSLIKKETEEKIREEIEKLPETQRIPTILYYIDGYSQQEVADFLNIKLNTVKKRLQRARESLRKECFHFIRDNLDEIKPSRHNTLLEKISLYTTFDAVAKSGQKSILEQMIVDGIDVNEIDAKGRTLIHWAVESNHAEAVGLLLKNGADIRIKDRSGKDALALAKDRNYRAIMELLLEKGRKLEKENEDERKEK